In Desulfomicrobium apsheronum, the following proteins share a genomic window:
- a CDS encoding glutamine synthetase III, with protein sequence MNGLTARRDAIKAITDYKPMHAPLNFNETSLTEMFGSNVFNDKVMRERLPKTVYKSLKKTIELGEKLDASVADVVANAMKDWAIEKGATHFTHVFYPLTGLTAEKHDSFLTPDGMGGAVAEFSGKMLIQGEPDASSFPSGGLRATFEARGYTAWDVTSPAYILENPNGTFLCIPTAFVSWTGEALDKKTPLLRSMQALNKQAKRVLKLFGVETKLPLTSYAGPEQEYFLIDRNFIFARPDLLIAGRSLFGAKPPKGQEFEDQYFGVTPRRVMSFMMEVDRELFKLGVPVKTRHNEVAPSQFEIAPIYEQGNLATDHNQLVMTVLRSVAKRYGMVCLLHEKPFAGINGSGKHLNYSIGNDEVGCLFDPGDTPHENAQFLVFCAAAIRAVHKYGPLLRATVASASNDHRLGANEAPPAIMSVYLGEQLTDVFEQFKKGEVKSSKKKSVMNIGVDTLPPLPMDPGDRNRTSPFAFTGNRFEFRAVGSSMSIAGSQVALNTMMSESLDYVATELENATGGKKAKLNEAVQNLLQKIMVDHDQVIFNGDGYSDEWHQEAEKRGLANLKATPDALPMLSIPSTIELFTKYGVLTEAELRSREEIYLEQYCKTIETEANLMLRMSKTVIFPASFRYQSELATACANLQAIGKEFGTTTLDQLTANLRGMQKVTYELEALLEGDKGNSTLEHANYFYKTILPAMGEVRKHADLLETIVADDLWTLPSYQEMLFIR encoded by the coding sequence ATGAACGGACTCACGGCCCGCAGGGACGCCATCAAGGCAATCACCGACTACAAACCCATGCATGCGCCCCTGAATTTCAACGAAACTTCCCTGACGGAAATGTTTGGAAGCAACGTGTTCAACGACAAGGTCATGCGTGAACGCCTGCCGAAAACCGTCTACAAATCCCTGAAGAAGACCATCGAGCTGGGCGAGAAGCTTGACGCGTCCGTGGCCGATGTCGTGGCCAACGCCATGAAGGATTGGGCCATCGAGAAGGGCGCCACTCATTTTACCCACGTCTTCTATCCCCTGACCGGCCTCACCGCCGAGAAGCACGACTCCTTCCTGACCCCCGACGGAATGGGCGGAGCAGTGGCCGAATTCAGCGGCAAGATGCTCATCCAGGGCGAGCCCGATGCCTCCAGCTTTCCTTCCGGCGGTCTGCGCGCCACCTTCGAAGCACGCGGCTACACTGCCTGGGACGTGACCAGCCCGGCCTATATCCTTGAGAACCCCAACGGGACCTTCCTGTGCATCCCCACGGCTTTTGTGTCCTGGACCGGCGAGGCACTGGACAAGAAAACTCCGCTGCTGCGTTCCATGCAGGCCCTGAACAAGCAGGCCAAGCGCGTGCTGAAGCTGTTCGGCGTCGAGACCAAGCTGCCCCTGACCAGCTACGCCGGGCCCGAGCAGGAATATTTCCTCATCGACCGCAATTTCATCTTCGCGCGTCCCGATCTGCTCATCGCCGGCCGTAGTCTCTTCGGCGCCAAGCCGCCCAAGGGCCAGGAGTTCGAGGACCAGTATTTCGGAGTGACCCCGCGCCGCGTCATGTCCTTCATGATGGAAGTGGACCGCGAACTGTTCAAGCTCGGCGTGCCGGTCAAGACCCGTCACAACGAGGTGGCTCCCAGCCAGTTCGAGATCGCGCCCATCTACGAGCAGGGCAACTTGGCTACGGACCACAATCAGCTGGTCATGACCGTGCTGCGCAGCGTGGCCAAGCGTTACGGCATGGTCTGCCTGCTGCATGAGAAGCCCTTTGCCGGCATCAACGGCTCGGGCAAGCACCTCAATTATTCCATCGGCAACGATGAAGTCGGCTGCCTCTTCGATCCCGGCGACACGCCGCATGAAAACGCCCAGTTCCTGGTCTTCTGCGCCGCCGCCATCCGCGCCGTGCACAAGTACGGTCCGCTGCTGCGCGCCACCGTGGCCAGCGCCTCCAACGATCATCGTCTCGGCGCCAACGAGGCCCCGCCGGCCATCATGTCCGTGTATCTCGGCGAGCAGCTGACCGACGTCTTCGAGCAGTTCAAGAAGGGCGAGGTCAAGAGCTCCAAGAAGAAGAGCGTCATGAACATCGGCGTGGATACGTTGCCGCCCCTGCCCATGGATCCGGGCGACCGCAACCGCACCAGCCCCTTCGCCTTCACCGGCAACCGCTTCGAATTCCGCGCCGTGGGTTCCTCCATGTCCATCGCCGGCTCGCAGGTGGCCCTGAACACCATGATGTCCGAGTCCCTGGACTACGTCGCCACCGAGCTCGAAAATGCCACCGGCGGCAAGAAGGCCAAGCTCAATGAAGCCGTGCAGAATCTTTTGCAGAAGATCATGGTCGATCACGATCAGGTCATTTTCAACGGCGACGGATATTCCGACGAATGGCATCAGGAAGCCGAAAAGCGCGGCCTGGCCAACCTGAAGGCCACCCCCGACGCCCTGCCCATGCTGTCCATCCCCTCGACCATCGAGCTCTTCACCAAGTACGGCGTGCTGACCGAAGCCGAACTGCGCTCCCGAGAAGAGATCTACCTGGAGCAGTACTGCAAGACCATCGAGACCGAAGCCAATCTGATGCTGCGCATGTCCAAGACCGTCATCTTCCCGGCTTCCTTCCGCTATCAGAGCGAACTGGCCACGGCCTGCGCCAACCTCCAGGCCATCGGCAAGGAATTCGGCACAACCACGCTGGATCAGCTGACCGCCAACCTGCGCGGCATGCAGAAGGTCACCTACGAACTTGAGGCATTGCTTGAAGGCGACAAGGGCAACTCCACCCTGGAGCACGCCAACTACTTCTACAAGACCATCCTGCCCGCCATGGGCGAGGTCAGAAAGCATGCCGACCTTCTGGAAACGATCGTCGCGGACGATCTGTGGACGCTGCCCAGCTACCAGGAGATGCTCTTCATCCGTTAA
- a CDS encoding EAL and HDOD domain-containing protein: MPAAVLSATNLHLLSRYPIFTAAKTVWGYEIQATASIVPDQPLDPERVNVGAAVIAGDYIGLNTILARNKKMLLSYTREQLQNQIPYAFPAQSSAILISPDFQNDPDLLPALKQMAADGHTIALEWNAGVTPLPPLMELADVICLGTPDMAEELAKIPLVAKTVIVRNVTTREEVERLQSLGISLFQGRFFKTAEIIPGKKLSSHQNSRLQILRIIEAESPDLDQLARTIQADVSLSYRLLTYLNSPTFGFMRKIDSIRQAITLLGWINVRNWLRAVLLADIAQGEEQTELLHLSLRRGKFLEQTVAGHDYWDFKPDEMFLLGMFSLLDAILGIPMADALAFLPLNDAQKKALRGESTTEYMPLLTLMLAFEDQGENAPDRILMDLNLERETMRRLHREAGAWASSILEIGQGA; this comes from the coding sequence ATGCCCGCAGCCGTTCTCAGCGCCACGAACCTTCATCTTCTGTCTCGATATCCGATCTTCACCGCCGCCAAGACAGTGTGGGGATACGAGATCCAGGCCACCGCGAGCATTGTCCCGGACCAGCCTTTGGACCCTGAGCGGGTCAATGTAGGGGCCGCAGTCATTGCCGGTGATTACATCGGCCTGAACACCATACTGGCCCGCAACAAGAAAATGCTCCTCTCCTACACCCGGGAGCAATTGCAAAACCAGATTCCGTACGCCTTTCCGGCTCAGTCCTCCGCCATCCTGATCAGCCCGGATTTTCAAAACGACCCGGACCTGCTCCCGGCGCTGAAACAGATGGCAGCGGACGGGCACACCATCGCCCTGGAATGGAATGCCGGGGTCACCCCCCTGCCCCCTCTCATGGAACTGGCCGACGTGATCTGTCTTGGCACGCCGGACATGGCCGAAGAGCTTGCGAAAATCCCCCTGGTCGCCAAGACCGTGATCGTGCGCAACGTGACCACCCGCGAGGAAGTCGAACGGCTGCAAAGCCTGGGCATCTCCCTTTTCCAGGGGCGCTTCTTCAAGACCGCAGAGATCATTCCGGGCAAGAAGCTGTCCTCGCACCAGAATTCGCGTCTGCAGATTCTGCGCATCATCGAAGCCGAGTCGCCCGATCTGGACCAGCTGGCCCGGACCATCCAGGCCGACGTGAGCCTCTCCTACCGACTGCTCACCTATCTCAACTCCCCGACTTTCGGGTTCATGCGCAAGATCGACTCCATCCGCCAGGCCATCACGCTTCTGGGCTGGATCAACGTGCGCAACTGGCTGCGCGCCGTGCTGCTGGCGGACATCGCGCAGGGCGAGGAACAGACCGAACTTTTGCATCTTTCGCTGCGGCGGGGAAAATTCCTGGAACAGACCGTGGCCGGTCACGACTACTGGGACTTCAAGCCCGACGAGATGTTTCTGCTGGGCATGTTTTCACTGCTCGACGCCATCCTCGGAATCCCCATGGCCGACGCCCTGGCCTTTCTGCCCCTGAACGACGCGCAGAAAAAGGCCCTGCGCGGCGAGAGCACCACGGAATACATGCCGCTGCTCACGCTCATGCTCGCGTTCGAGGACCAGGGAGAAAATGCTCCGGACAGGATCCTCATGGACCTGAACCTTGAGCGGGAAACAATGCGGCGACTGCATCGCGAGGCAGGCGCCTGGGCTTCCTCCATTCTGGAGATCGGCCAAGGCGCCTGA